In one window of Candidatus Sulfotelmatobacter sp. DNA:
- the atpF gene encoding F0F1 ATP synthase subunit B: MGNLIDIRQVVTQILGFLILLWGMRKFAWGPVMKVLEERRAKIAGEFAAADRARAEANESKARYESELRGIEARARARIQEAIAEGEKVAGEIRQQAQGDAAARLERAQDEIAREREKAKESVKEQIIHLSMRTAEKILRQKLDDAAQRRLVGEFVEEVGAEK; the protein is encoded by the coding sequence ATGGGAAATCTGATCGACATCCGGCAGGTCGTCACCCAGATCCTCGGGTTTCTGATCCTGCTGTGGGGGATGCGGAAGTTCGCCTGGGGTCCGGTCATGAAGGTGCTGGAGGAGCGCCGCGCGAAGATCGCCGGTGAGTTCGCCGCCGCCGACCGGGCGAGGGCCGAAGCCAACGAGTCGAAGGCGCGCTACGAGTCCGAGCTCCGCGGCATCGAGGCCCGAGCGCGCGCCCGCATTCAGGAGGCGATCGCCGAAGGCGAGAAGGTGGCGGGCGAGATTCGCCAGCAGGCGCAGGGCGACGCGGCGGCGCGGCTCGAGCGTGCGCAGGACGAGATCGCTCGCGAGCGCGAGAAGGCCAAGGAGAGCGTCAAGGAGCAGATCATCCACCTCTCCATGCGCACCGCCGAGAAGATCCTGCGCCAGAAACTCGACGACGCGGCGCAGCGGAGGCTGGTGGGTGAGTTCGTCGAAGAGGTGGGCGCCGAGAAATGA